Proteins co-encoded in one Marmota flaviventris isolate mMarFla1 chromosome 9, mMarFla1.hap1, whole genome shotgun sequence genomic window:
- the LOC139706959 gene encoding olfactory receptor 5T7-like gives MKNVTEVTVFVLRGFTDNRELQIFFFLLFLGVYLFTLMGNLGLIVLVIGDSRLHNPMYYFLSVLSSLDACYSSVITPNMLVDFLSREKTISFGACAAQMFFAVTCGTTECFLLAAMAYDRYVAVYHPLLYSVSMSPRVYVPLILASCVGGILHAITHTTATFSLSFCGSNIINHIFCDIPPLLAISCSDTRPNQLLLFYFAGSIQLCTILIILISYGFILLAILRIRSAEKKQKVFSTCGSHLTVVSIFYGTAVFMYVRPTTNSALEHDMVVSIFYTTFISMLNPLIYSLRNKDIKQAMRKVFGNNQLINKVCF, from the coding sequence ATGAAGAATGTCACTGAAGTAACTGTATTTGTGTTGAGGGGCTTCACTGACAATCGTGAACTGCagatcttcttcttcctcctgtttCTAGGGGTTTACCTTTTTACTCTCATGGGAAATTTAGGACTGATTGTACTGGTCATTGGGGATTCCCGGCTGCACAACCCAATGTACTATTTTCTGAGTGTACTGTCTTCACTAGATGCCTGCTATTCCTCTGTTATCACTCCAAATATGTTGGTCGACTTTTTGTCAAGGGAGAAAACCATTTCATTTGGTGCCTGTGCAGCCCAGATGTTTTTTGCTGTAACCTGTGGAACCACAGAGTGCTTTCTCTTGGCTGCCATGGcttatgaccgctatgtggccgtCTACCACCCACTTCTGTATTCAGTGAGCATGTCACCCAGGGTCTATGTGCCACTCATCTTGGCTTCCTGTGTTGGTGGAATTCTGCATGCTATAACACACACCACAGCCACTTTCAGCCTGTCCTTCTGTGGATCCAACATAATCAACCACATCTTCTGTGACATCCCTCCTCTCCTTGCAATTTCCTGTTCTGACACTCGCCCCAATCAGCTTCTGCTCTTCTACTTTGCTGGTTCTATTCAGTTATGTACTATATTAATCATCCTGATCTCCTATGGTTTTATTCTGTTGGCTATTCTGAGAATACGCTCTgctgaaaaaaaacagaaagtcttTTCTACCTGTGGTTCTCACTTAACTGTAGTGTCCATTTTTTATGGTACTGCTGTGTTCATGTATGTGAGACCAACAACCAATTCTGCTTTGGAGCATGACATGGTAGTTTCAATATTTTACACCACTTTTATTTCCATGCTGAATCCTCTCATCTACAGTTTGAGGAACAAAGATATTAAACAAGCAATGAGGAAAGTGTTTGGGAATAATCAACTTATCAATAAAGTCTGTTTTTAA
- the LOC139707071 gene encoding olfactory receptor 5T7-like → MKNVTEVSVFVLKGFTENPELQIFFFFLFLAIYLFTLMGNLGLILLVIGDSRLHNPMYYFLSVLSSIDAFYSSVITPNMLVDFLSREKTISFGACAAQMFFAVTCGTTEWFLLAAMAYDRYVAIYNPLLYSVSMSPRVYVPLIVASFVSGILHAITHTTATFSLSFCGSNIINHIFCDIPPLLAISCSDTHPNQLLLFYFAGSIEICTILIVLISYGFILLAILRIRSAEGKRKVFSTCGSHLTVVCIFHGTAVFIYVRPTSNYALEHDMVVSIFYTTFISMLNPLIYSLRNKDVKAGMQKVKKQNLGIWKINMKF, encoded by the exons ATGAAGAATGTCACTGAAGTATCTGTATTTGTGTTGAAGGGCTTCACTGAAAATCCTGAACTGcagatcttcttcttcttcctgtttctagCAATTTACCTTTTTACTCTGATGGGAAATTTAGGACTGATTTTATTGGTCATTGGGGATTCCCGGCTGCACAACCCAATGTACTATTTTCTGAGTGTGCTCTCTTCCATAGATGCCTTCTATTCGTCTGTTATCACTCCAAATATGTTGGTCGACTTTTTGTCAAGGGAGAAAACCATTTCATTTGGTGCCTGTGCAGCCCAGATGTTTTTTGCAGTAACCTGTGGAACCACAGAGTGGTTTCTCTTGGCTGCCATGGCTTAtgatcgctatgtggccatctacAACCCACTTCTGTATTCAGTGAGCATGTCACCCAGGGTCTATGTGCCACTCATTGTGGCTTCCTTTGTTAGTGGAATTCTACATGCTATAACACACACCACAGCCACTTTCAGCCTGTCCTTCTGTGGATCCAACATAATCAACCACATTTTCTGTGACATCCCTCCTCTCCTTGCAATTTCCTGTTCTGACACCCACCCCAATCAGCTTCTGCTCTTCTACTTTGCTGGCTCTATTGAGATATGTACTATACTAATTGTCCTGATCTCTTATGGATTCATTCTGTTGGCTATTCTGAGGATACGCTCTGCTGAAGGGAAGAGGAAAGTCTTTTCTACGTGTGGCTCTCACTTAACTGTAGTGTGCATTTTTCATGGCACTGCTGTATTCATTTATGTAAGACCAACATCCAACTATGCTTTGGAGCATGACATGGTAGTTTCAATATTTTACACCACTTTTATTTCCATGTTGAATCCCCTTATCTATAGTTTGAGGAACAAAGATGTAAAAGCAGGAATGCAGAAAGT aaagaaacaaaaccttGGGATCTGGAAAATCAATATGAAATTCTGA
- the LOC114082447 gene encoding olfactory receptor 8K3-like, whose protein sequence is MEKHNLTVVQEFILKGITDRPELQAPLFGLFLVIYVISVLGNLGMIILTKVDHSLQTPMYFFLRHLSITDLGYSTVVGPKMMVSFVVNQNVISYYLCATQLAFFILFIGSELFILSAMAYDRYVAIYNPLLYTVIMSQRVCYILVAFPYLYSTFVSLLVTIKIFTLSFCGYNVISHFYCDGLPLLSLLCSNTHEIEVIFMILTYSNSISSLLVIVVSYVLILLAILRMKSAEGRRKAFSTCGSHLTVVMVFYGTLIFMYVQPNSRHSFISVKMASIFYTLVIPMLNPLIYSLRNKDVKCALQRILKKICHI, encoded by the coding sequence ATGGAGAAACACAATCTCACAGTGGTTCAGGAGTTCATTCTGAAGGGCATCACAGATCGCCCTGAGCTGCAGGCTCCACTGTTTGGGCTGTTCCTCGTCATCTATGTAATCTCAGTGCTGGGAAACTTGGGCATGATCATCCTCACCAAGGTGGACCACAGCCTACAAACacccatgtatttttttctgagacacCTGAGTATTACAGATCTTGGTTATTCTACAGTTGTAGGCCCCAAAATGATGGTAAGTTTTGTGGTGAATCAAAATGTAATCTCATATTATTTATGTGCTACACAACTAGCattcttcattttgttcattGGTAGTGAGCTTTTTATTCTGTCTgcaatggcctatgaccgctatgtggccatctacAACCCTCTCCTCTACACGGTCATTATGTCCCAGAGGGTATGTTATATACTGGTAGCATTCCCCTATCTCTACAGCACATTTGTGTCTCTTCTGGTCACCATAAAGATATTTACGTTATCATTCTGTGGATACAATGTCATCAGTCATTTCTACTGTGATGGTCTTCCTTTATTATCTTTGCTCTGCTCAAACACACATGAAATTGAAgtgatatttatgattttaacATATAGTAATTCAATTTCCTCTCTTCTGGTCATTGTTGTGTCTTACGTGCTCATCCTCCTAGCCATTCTCAGGATGAAGTCTGCTGAGGGCAGGCGCAAGGCTTTCTCCACCTGTGGATCCCACCTGACAGTGGTCATGGTATTTTATGGGACTTTGATATTTATGTATGTCCAGCCCAATTCCAGGCACTCGTTCATCTCTGTTAAAATGGCTTCCATATTTTACACTCTAGTTATCCCCATGTTAAATCCCTTGATCTATAGCTTGAGGAATAAAGATGTGAAATGTGCTCTGCAACGAATACTGAAAAAGATATgtcacatttaa